TCTATGCCCTGGAAGCGGATTTTGATGGGAAGCCAGTGCGGGTAGGAGGCATCTGCAAGGGGGCTGGTATGATTCACCCGAATATGGCTACAATGCTGGGCTTCATTACGTCTGATGCGGCAGTAGCACCAGCCCTGTGGCAGGATATGCTCAGCCAGGCGATCGATAAAAGTTTTAATCAAGTTACAGTAGATGGCGATACCAGCACCAACGATTCGGTGATTGCGCTGGCCAATGGCCGATCGGGCACGCCGGGGATTATGCAGGCTAATTCAGCGGTAGCTCAAAAACTAGAGGGGATGCTAACCGAGGTTTGTATAAACCTGGCTAAGGCGATCGCCAAGGACGGGGAAGGTGCTACTAGCCTAATTGAAGTTAGGGTTGAGGGTGCCCAAAGCGAAAATGATGCTAGAAAAATAGCCAAAACGATCGTTGGCTCGGCTCTGGTCAAATCTGCCATCTTTGGTAATGATCCTAATTGGGGTCGCATTGCCGCTGCTGCTGGCAGAGCTGGAGTCTTGTTTGACCAAAATAAATTACACATTCAACTCGGTGAGTTTGTAATGATGACAGCAGGTACACCGCAGGATTACGATCGCACGGCGGCAAGTGAGTATCTCAAACAGGATGAGGTGAAAATCCGGGTTGCGATCGGTGATGGCAAAGCATCAGGACTTGCCTGGGGCTGCGACCTCAGCTATGACTATGTAAAAATCAATGCCGAGTACACCACCTGATTTCCTGGCTTTATATAATCAAAATATAATCAAACCAAAATCAGGCCTACCAACCTTCACTTTGTTGATCGGGTAAAATTTCAGCATCAAACATTTTCCATAATGCCTGCCAGTAGGGGCGGAAAATGTCCATGTCCTCTGCGGGTAGACGATTGTTCATTTCTTCTACTAATAAGCGCAGCATAGTTCGCACTAACCGCCAGGTTACCTTGAGCGGTGGGTATAGCATTACGCACAAAGGGAAAAGTTCGTCTTTAATAGATTCAACGTTTTCTTCTAGTGGATTGTCAGCTTTCAATTTGTGGGTAAAGTCGCTTAAGGCGAATACGAGCATCTGCAGTTGTGAATTGCCAATCTACCGACTTCTGCAAATGATTACGCTCAATGAACCAAGCTGATGTTTCTTGTTCAAGAGTTTCTCGATCTGGGATCCGTCGATCCAGACATTGTCGGGTTAGTGCAGACAGCTCGATTTCGGCAATATTTAGCCAACTTCCATGTTTGGGCGTATGGTGAATTTCTAGCCGTTCGACCAACCGACGCGCAGTGGACGGAGCAAAGGCCTGATAGAGCGAGGCAAGTTTGTGAATGTTCAAATTGTCACATACCAAAATGACAGTCTCGCAATCGGCGTAGTCTTGTTCAAGTAAGCGTTGAATTTCGATCGCCCAATCAACTGAGGTTCTGCGTTCACTCACAACTGCTTTACGCCAACCGGCCAAAGGTTCTGTAAACAAGAAAATATTAGCGGTGCCATTGCGCTCATATTCATAATCTACCAACTCTGGTTGTCCTGATTTAGCCGGCAATGGAATGCGTGTTTGTTTAACCAATTGCACCGGTTTTTCATCCATGCAAATTACCGGATGCTTAGAATCATAGGGTTGGTGATAAATCTCTAGTACATCTTCCATATGAGCAACAAAATCGGCATTTTGCTCAGGTGGAATCACATACTGTTGACGTAGATGTGGTTTCAGTTCGTTTTTTTCAGCACTTGTCGCACGGTCTCGTGACAAATAGCTGGTACAATTTCTAACTCCACCGCTTTATCAGCAAGCAATCGCAATGTCCAGCGAGCATGACCAGCAGGTGGTTCGCTACAACGTAAGGCTATTAGCTTTGCCTCCGACTCTCCATCACATACGTGTGGTCGTGGCGCACTTTGGCGAGGTTTGCGTGCCAAGGCCGACTCTAAACCTCCTTCAATCAATCGTTGACGCAGGTTGGCTACTGTATTGCGATGGCAACTAAAGGTGGCGGCGGCTTCCGCATCTGTCCAGTTCTGGCCATTTATATCGATATTTAACAGAATGTTGGCATGTTTGATTTTATAGGCGGCGGCCTTACCAGTAGACACAAGATTTTGCAGCTCTTCGCGCTCTTCCTTGCTCAAACGGACGATATAGCGTTTAGGCATAATATACTGCTCGGATAACATAGGTATAGTTTATCCATCTTTCCCTTAACTCACAAACCCAAGATTGACAGAACACTAGTACGCATAAACACAAATAGGTTTGAAACATTTCCACATCTCGAATGCTGGAAATAAGCACCGCAGGATCGGTTAAAGCACCTGTATGACATTGGTAGGTGGGATAACTTTCCCCCACCCGATCGCAAATCTGGAGCGCAATTTCACTACTGATCGGCAATAGCGATCGCACCGCTTTTAATTGAGGTGAATCAAATTCATGCTTGGCCGCAGCCTCATAGGAGCGTTGCAATGGCATATAGAGGTGGTCATCGATCACCTTGAAATACGAACCAACCAGGGCTTTCTCCGCTGGTGAGAGCAAATCTAGCAGTAATTGGCCGCTGTGGTGAAACTGCATACTCACAAAGCCCAAAACCAAAGGATTGGTTGCAGTATATTTATGGCGCATGTTACCAACATCCTTGGCGATCGCTACCGATAGCTGACCTGGGGTAGGCAGTGCAGTAGTAATGGTGGCTGTATCTGGATTAGTAATTGATGACAGCTCCACCGATCGCATGGCGTGCTGCTCCGTATAAACTGCCAAGGATTTTTCAAACAGCAGGCGTGAAT
The sequence above is a segment of the Pseudanabaena sp. PCC 7367 genome. Coding sequences within it:
- a CDS encoding IS630 family transposase (programmed frameshift), whose amino-acid sequence is MPKRYIVRLSKEEREELQNLVSTGKAAAYKIKHANILLNIDINGQNWTDAEAAATFSCHRNTVANLRQRLIEGGLESALARKPRQSAPRPHVCDGESEAKLIALRCSEPPAGHARWTLRLLADKAVELEIVPAICHETVRQVLKKNELKPHLRQQYVIPPEQNADFVAHMEDVLEIYHQPYDSKHPVICMDEKPVQLVKQTRIPLPAKSGQPELVDYEYERNGTANIFLFTEPLAGWRKAVVSERRTSVDWAIEIQRLLEQDYADCETVILVCDNLNIHKLASLYQAFAPSTARRLVERLEIHHTPKHGSWLNIAEIELSALTRQCLDRRIPDRETLEQETSAWFIERNHLQKSVDWQFTTADARIRLKRLYPQIES
- the argJ gene encoding bifunctional glutamate N-acetyltransferase/amino-acid acetyltransferase ArgJ — encoded protein: MTQWHQISGGVTAAQGYKAAGITAGLKSSGKPDLALICSDVGAIAAGVFTKSCVRAACVDFDRQVLESGAIVRAILCNAGQANASTGEEGWQNAVECAQLVQKAIGTTEAVMVTSTGVIGKQLLMDKMRSGIPQVVTALTADGGEAAAGAIMTTDTVPKIYALEADFDGKPVRVGGICKGAGMIHPNMATMLGFITSDAAVAPALWQDMLSQAIDKSFNQVTVDGDTSTNDSVIALANGRSGTPGIMQANSAVAQKLEGMLTEVCINLAKAIAKDGEGATSLIEVRVEGAQSENDARKIAKTIVGSALVKSAIFGNDPNWGRIAAAAGRAGVLFDQNKLHIQLGEFVMMTAGTPQDYDRTAASEYLKQDEVKIRVAIGDGKASGLAWGCDLSYDYVKINAEYTT